A region of Anopheles merus strain MAF chromosome 2R, AmerM5.1, whole genome shotgun sequence DNA encodes the following proteins:
- the LOC121589690 gene encoding uncharacterized protein LOC121589690, which translates to MSRFFALAALFVVTSNAATIPHQPSRPEALAPEQRATLDEALAQLLENIRELLRTGDPERGIPVMAPLETDRLDVDLSLGGLLDFTAILRNLFVDGLDRFQGTLTLNVMQMEFRYDFLFPDVVARGHYDANGRLFGLIPVFGLGNFHVAPRDLRIQGTALLRQLPSGYLHMPELKANVRLGSLQNNIEGMLLGGELSDLLNVVIQDLIPSVLINFAPEVTDIISRVGIPIADSVLNTMTLEDLFALIPMQ; encoded by the exons ATGAGTCGTTTCTTTGCTCTGGCGGCACTGTTCGTGGTCACCAGCAATGCTGCCACTATACCACACCAGCCCTCACGCCCGGAAGCACTGGCGCCTGAGCAACGTGCGACGCTTGACGAGGCGCTGGCTCAGCTGCTCGAGAATATCCGTGAGCTTTTGCGCACGGGTGACCCGGAACGCGGCATTCCCGTGATGGCTCCACTGGAGACTGATCGGCTTGATGTGGACTTAAGTTTGGGAGGATTGCTAGA CTTTACAGCCATTTTGCGCAATCTGTTTGTCGATGGATTGGATCGGTTCCAGGGCACACTGACACTGAACGTGATGCAGATGGAGTTCCGGTACGATTTTCTGTTCCCGGACGTGGTCGCTCGCGGACACTACGATGCAAATGGTCGTCTCTTCGGTTTGATTCCGGTGTTCGGGTTGGGCAACTTCCATGTCGCTCCGCGCGATCTTCGCATCCAGGGAACGGCTCTACTGCGTCAGCTGCCCTCCGGTTACCTGCACATGCCCGAACTGAAAGCCAACGTGCGGCTTGGTTCGCTACAG AATAACATCGAGGGAATGCTGCTCGGAGGAGAACTGTCCGATCTGCTCAACGTAGTCATTCAGGATCTGATTCCTTCGGTGCTTATCAACTTTGCTCCGGAAGTGACGGATATTATTTCACGCGTTGGCATACCTATCGCTGATTCCGTCCTAAACACTATGACGCTGGAAGACTTATTCGCACTGATTCCTATGCAATGA
- the LOC121589692 gene encoding uncharacterized protein LOC121589692 — MRAGLIVVALMALTANVGVKEVAGQNIILDAIMRRILENLRELMRTGNPETGMPVLAPYHNPDLFINASFGGLLEFDARFTPMNIIGLDTFVGRLQVDLATLRFPFEFRFAEISANGFYDANGRLWGLIPIFGIGDFSVRPRDVVATGFATITDNGQGFLKLSDFSISLQIGSLESNIQGLLLGGDLSDLLNAVIQDIVPSVLRNFPDGMTNLLNALVVPIANRFLATRTMEDLMGLLFP, encoded by the exons atgcGTGCTGGATTGATTGTGGTAGCCTTGATGGCTCTGACGGCCAACGTCGGAGTGAAGG AGGTCGCTGGACAGAACATCATTCTGGATGCGATCATGCGACGCATTCTGGAGAACTTGCGTGAGCTGATGCGCACCGGAAACCCGGAAACCGGCATGCCTGTACTTGCACCTTACCACAATCCGGACCTGTTCATCAATGCCTCGTTCGGAGGTTTGCTTGA GTTCGACGCACGCTTCACTCCAATGAACATTATCGGACTGGATACGTTCGTGGGACGGCTGCAGGTCGATCTGGCGACGCTTCGCTTCCCGTTCGAGTTCCGCTTTGCTGAGATCAGTGCCAATGGATTCTACGATGCCAATGGCCGCCTGTGGGGTTTGATCCCGATCTTCGGTATCGGCGATTTCTCCGTGCGCCCGCGCGATGTCGTCGCGACCGGCTTTGCCACCATCACCGACAATGGGCAGGGCTTCCTGAAGCTGTCCGACTTCTCGATCAGTCTGCAGATCGGTTCGCTCGAGAGCAACATTCAGGGACTGCTGCTCGGCGGTGACCTCTCGGATCTGCTGAACGCCGTCATTCAGGACATTGTACCGTCGGTGCTGCGTAACTTCCCCGACGGCATGACCAACCTGCTGAACGCGCTGGTCGTACCGATCGCAAACCGCTTCCTGGCCACCCGCACCATGGAGGACCTGATGGGTTTGCTGTTCCCGTAA
- the LOC121588147 gene encoding uncharacterized protein LOC121588147, translated as MKILLLVACSVLVSLAGAQNYQDEGFLLPHPRNNALNELIIKFLEDFRQSMVCPNPALGIPVLAPFELEHVEMELKDRLIQFKGELNQVVVDGLNEFEIIKIDVKPLKLRVDFELFFGALRTKGKYKTKLKLIGVLPVNRFGSFRFDLKGFTVKGGASVAISGDKLQVRDLVITPTLKSVRSDVRGIFLNPVASFAFNRMVELAVPGLINNNQQAITQAIEQQLKPAINEMLGDISLQDLIDMITSGGEGGPVTC; from the exons ATGAAGATCTTGTTGCTTGTCGCCTGTAGCGTGCTGGTCAGCCTGGCCGGAGCACAAAATTACCAGGATGAGGGATTTCTTCTGCCTCATCCGCGTAATAATGCGCTGAACGAACTGATCATCAAGTTTCTGGAGGACTTCCGTCAGTCGATGGTTTGTCCCAATCCGGCTCTCGGTATTCCCGTGCTGGccccgtttgagctagaacaTGTCGAAATGGAGCTGAAGGATAGGCTTATCCA ATTCAAGGGAGAGCTTAACCAAGTGGTCGTAGATGGATTGAACGAGTTTGAAATCATAAAGATCGACGTCAAGCCACTTAAACTGCGAGTGGACTTTGAGCTCTTCTTCGGTGCGCTGCGTACCAAGGGAAAGTACAAGACGAAGCTGAAGCTGATCGGTGTGCTCCCCGTCAACCGTTTCGGCTCGTTCCGCTTCGATTTGAAAG GTTTCACGGTAAAGGGCGGCGCATCGGTTGCCATCAGTGGAGACAAGCTGCAGGTGCGCGATTTGGTCATCACCCCAACGCTCAAGTCGGTACGCTCGGATGTGAGGGGCATATTCTTGAACCCGGTGGCAAGCTTCGCCTTCAACCGCATGGTTGAGCTGGCTGTGCCCGGCCTGATCAACAACAATCAGCAGGCAATAACGCAGGCGATCGAGCAGCAGCTCAAACCGGCCATCAATGAAATGTTGGGCGACATTTCGCTACAGGATCTGATTGACATGATTACCAGTGGAGGCGAAGGTGGTCCTGTTACCTGCTAG